The proteins below are encoded in one region of Mycobacterium shinjukuense:
- the dnaG gene encoding DNA primase encodes MSSPGRSRISDRDIAAIREGARIEDVVGDYVQLRRAGADSLKGLCPFHHEKSPSFHVRPNHGHFHCFGCGEGGDVYAFIQKIEHVSFVEAVELLADRIGHTISYTGAATSVRRDRGSRSRLIAANAAAAAFYAQALESDEAAPARQYLTERSFDAAAARRFGCGFAPSGWDSLTKHLQRMGFEFKELEAAGLSRQGRNGPIDRFHRRLLWPIRTSAGEVIGFGARRLFDDDPMEAKYVNTPETVLYKKSSVMFGIDLAKRDIAKGHQAVVVEGYTDVMAMHLAGVTTAVASCGTAFGDEHLAMLRRLMMDDSFFRGELIYVFDGDEAGRAAALKAFAGEQNLAGQSFVAVAPDGMDPCDLRLALGDGALRDLVARRTPLFEFAIRSALAEMDLDSAEGRVAALRRCVPMVGQIKDPTLRDEYARQLAGWVGWADVAQVVDRVRREAKTSTSSRRGGPGSKAARRAGPEPADQPAAEAAAARPDPRDPTLWPQREALKSALQYPALAGPVFDGLAVESFTHPGYAAVRAAIDAAGGTATGISGAPWLDAVRRQTTSALTAGLITELGVEAIRVEDDKLPRYIAGVLARLQEVWVGRQIAEVKSKLQRMSPIEHGDEYHALFGDLVAMEAYRRSLLQQASGDDLTA; translated from the coding sequence GTGTCGAGTCCAGGTCGGTCCAGGATCTCCGATCGCGACATCGCCGCAATCCGCGAAGGTGCCCGCATCGAGGATGTGGTCGGTGACTACGTTCAGCTGCGCCGCGCCGGCGCCGACTCGCTCAAGGGCCTGTGTCCGTTCCACCACGAGAAGTCGCCGTCCTTTCACGTGCGGCCCAATCACGGCCACTTCCACTGCTTCGGCTGCGGCGAAGGGGGCGACGTGTACGCGTTCATCCAGAAGATCGAACACGTCAGCTTCGTCGAGGCGGTCGAACTGCTCGCCGACCGGATCGGCCACACCATCAGCTACACCGGCGCGGCCACCAGCGTGCGGCGTGACCGCGGCAGCCGCAGCAGGCTGATCGCCGCCAACGCCGCCGCGGCGGCGTTCTACGCGCAGGCGCTCGAATCCGACGAGGCGGCACCGGCGCGGCAATACCTCACCGAGCGCAGCTTCGACGCCGCGGCCGCCCGCCGCTTTGGCTGCGGATTTGCCCCCTCGGGCTGGGACTCGCTGACAAAGCATTTGCAGCGCATGGGTTTTGAGTTCAAGGAGCTGGAAGCCGCGGGCCTGTCCCGGCAAGGTCGGAACGGTCCGATCGACCGGTTTCACCGTCGGCTGCTGTGGCCCATCCGCACCTCGGCCGGTGAAGTGATCGGGTTCGGGGCCCGGCGGCTGTTCGACGACGACCCGATGGAGGCCAAGTACGTCAACACACCGGAGACGGTGTTGTACAAGAAGTCGTCGGTGATGTTCGGCATCGACCTGGCCAAGCGCGACATCGCCAAGGGACATCAGGCCGTTGTGGTGGAGGGCTACACCGACGTGATGGCCATGCACCTGGCCGGGGTCACCACCGCGGTCGCCTCCTGCGGCACCGCATTCGGTGACGAGCACCTGGCGATGCTGCGCAGGCTGATGATGGACGACAGCTTTTTTCGCGGCGAACTGATCTATGTGTTCGACGGCGACGAGGCCGGCCGCGCGGCCGCGCTCAAGGCGTTTGCGGGTGAGCAGAATTTGGCGGGTCAATCCTTCGTCGCGGTGGCCCCAGACGGCATGGACCCCTGCGATCTGCGGCTGGCCCTCGGTGACGGCGCGCTGCGCGACCTGGTCGCGCGGCGAACCCCGTTGTTCGAGTTCGCGATTCGTTCCGCGCTCGCCGAAATGGACCTGGACAGCGCCGAGGGCAGGGTGGCCGCGTTACGCCGCTGCGTGCCGATGGTGGGCCAGATCAAGGACCCCACGCTGCGCGACGAGTACGCCCGCCAGCTCGCCGGCTGGGTGGGCTGGGCCGATGTCGCGCAGGTCGTCGACCGGGTACGACGCGAAGCCAAGACGTCCACGAGCTCCCGCCGGGGTGGGCCGGGATCGAAGGCCGCCCGCCGGGCCGGGCCGGAGCCCGCCGACCAGCCCGCCGCCGAGGCCGCTGCCGCTCGTCCCGACCCGCGCGACCCGACGCTGTGGCCGCAGCGTGAGGCACTCAAATCGGCGTTGCAGTACCCGGCGTTGGCCGGCCCGGTGTTCGACGGCTTGGCCGTCGAAAGCTTCACCCATCCCGGATATGCGGCCGTTCGCGCCGCCATCGATGCCGCCGGTGGCACGGCGACCGGCATCTCCGGGGCGCCATGGCTCGACGCGGTGCGCCGGCAGACCACGTCGGCGCTGACCGCGGGCCTGATCACCGAGCTGGGGGTGGAGGCGATCCGGGTCGAGGACGACAAGCTGCCGCGCTACATCGCCGGGGTGCTGGCCCGCCTGCAGGAGGTGTGGGTGGGCCGGCAGATCGCCGAGGTGAAGTCGAAGTTGCAGCGCATGTCGCCGATCGAACACGGCGACGAGTATCACGCGCTGTTCGGCGACCTGGTCGCCATGGAGGCCTACCGGCGCAGCCTGCTGCAGCAGGCCAGCGGCGACGATCTGACCGCCTGA
- a CDS encoding DUF732 domain-containing protein yields MACMLACIAAASAALIALSPATIASARADSSDDVAFITTLDWFKVPYPGTAQAIQQAKALCLFYAVNDAFFERGAIEILKYNPDYTIDDAAHFAGAATAIYCPEHGPR; encoded by the coding sequence ATGGCCTGCATGCTGGCATGCATCGCAGCAGCATCAGCAGCACTGATCGCGCTGAGTCCAGCAACGATCGCGTCGGCCCGAGCGGACAGCTCCGACGACGTGGCGTTTATCACTACCCTCGACTGGTTCAAGGTACCCTACCCGGGTACGGCGCAAGCGATCCAGCAGGCCAAGGCGCTTTGCCTGTTTTATGCGGTCAACGATGCCTTTTTTGAGCGTGGCGCGATCGAAATCCTCAAGTACAATCCCGATTACACCATCGACGATGCTGCTCATTTCGCCGGTGCCGCTACCGCGATCTACTGCCCCGAGCATGGCCCGCGATGA
- a CDS encoding DUF4395 domain-containing protein, whose product MTSDTDQVDVRGPRFAAWITTAILVVALAVSAFSQPAAAVILSAQAAVFAIGAARGPRRSPYGLLFARLVAPRLGPVSEREPVPPLKFAQLVGLVFAVIGVVGFAAAVPVLGMVATASALFAAFLNAAFGICLGCQLYPVVTRLRRPSAA is encoded by the coding sequence ATGACGTCCGATACCGACCAAGTAGACGTGCGGGGGCCGCGGTTCGCCGCGTGGATTACCACCGCCATTCTGGTGGTGGCGCTGGCCGTGTCAGCGTTCAGCCAACCGGCCGCGGCGGTGATCCTGAGCGCCCAGGCCGCCGTGTTCGCGATCGGCGCGGCGCGGGGGCCGCGCCGGAGCCCCTACGGGCTGCTGTTCGCCAGGCTGGTGGCGCCCCGGCTGGGACCGGTCAGCGAACGTGAGCCGGTGCCACCGCTGAAGTTCGCCCAGCTGGTCGGGCTGGTCTTCGCGGTCATCGGGGTGGTCGGCTTTGCGGCGGCCGTCCCGGTGCTGGGCATGGTCGCGACCGCGTCCGCGCTGTTCGCCGCCTTCCTCAACGCCGCGTTCGGCATCTGCCTTGGCTGCCAGCTATACCCGGTCGTCACCCGGCTTCGCCGCCCGTCGGCGGCGTAG
- a CDS encoding thioredoxin family protein codes for MSSVVLAATATLAALSSATVIGAVANHRSGVLRAVSPGTVAGSDRDTSDLGLSTTGPTVVHFSAHWCGPCAAVRRVIDQVCADLPGVAHVEFDIDANPVAAQRLSVLSLPSTFIFDVDGRQRYRTAGVPKAADLRAALRPLLA; via the coding sequence GTGAGCAGTGTTGTGCTCGCCGCGACCGCCACCCTGGCGGCATTGTCCAGCGCCACCGTGATCGGCGCGGTGGCCAATCACCGCTCGGGCGTTCTGCGGGCGGTCAGCCCCGGCACCGTCGCCGGGTCCGATCGGGACACATCGGACCTTGGCCTATCCACCACGGGGCCGACCGTCGTGCACTTCAGCGCCCACTGGTGCGGGCCGTGCGCCGCGGTGCGTCGCGTGATCGACCAGGTGTGCGCCGACCTGCCCGGGGTGGCACACGTGGAGTTCGACATCGACGCCAACCCGGTCGCCGCCCAGCGGTTATCGGTGCTCTCGCTGCCCTCCACGTTCATCTTCGACGTCGACGGGCGGCAGCGATACCGCACCGCGGGTGTGCCGAAGGCGGCCGATCTGCGGGCGGCGCTGCGTCCGCTGTTGGCTTGA
- the cysE gene encoding serine O-acetyltransferase, translating to MLDAIRRDIRVARERDPARPTALEVIFCYPGVHAVWGHRISHWLWGRGARLAARAFAELTRILTGVDIHPGAVLGHGLFIDHATGVVIGETAEVGDDVTLFHGVTLGGTGRETGKRHPTIGDRVIVGAGAKILGPIKIGDDSRIGANAVVVKEVPCSAVVVGVPGQIVSSPGPASADDSVLPDLVGVGLRSLLIRVARLEARGNGKQPGAQAGPPPERVIRPPEAGVWHGEDFSI from the coding sequence ATGCTGGACGCGATACGGCGTGACATCCGGGTGGCCCGGGAGCGTGATCCGGCCAGGCCCACCGCGCTGGAGGTCATCTTCTGCTACCCGGGCGTGCACGCGGTGTGGGGCCATCGGATCAGCCACTGGCTGTGGGGTCGCGGGGCCCGGCTGGCCGCACGGGCGTTCGCGGAGCTCACCCGCATCCTGACGGGCGTGGACATCCATCCCGGCGCCGTGCTGGGCCACGGCCTGTTCATCGACCACGCGACCGGCGTGGTGATCGGAGAAACCGCGGAGGTGGGCGACGACGTCACCCTCTTTCACGGCGTCACCCTCGGCGGCACCGGCCGGGAAACCGGCAAACGCCACCCCACCATCGGCGACCGGGTGATCGTCGGCGCGGGCGCCAAGATCCTCGGCCCGATCAAGATCGGCGATGACAGCCGGATCGGCGCCAACGCCGTCGTGGTCAAGGAGGTCCCCTGCAGCGCCGTGGTCGTCGGGGTTCCCGGGCAGATCGTCAGCAGTCCCGGCCCCGCCAGCGCGGACGACTCGGTGCTGCCCGATCTGGTGGGGGTGGGCCTGCGGTCCCTGCTGATCCGGGTGGCCCGGCTGGAGGCCCGGGGCAACGGAAAGCAACCCGGCGCCCAGGCCGGCCCGCCGCCCGAACGCGTCATCCGGCCGCCGGAGGCCGGGGTGTGGCACGGCGAAGACTTTTCCATCTGA
- the cysK gene encoding cysteine synthase A — translation MSIAENITQLIGNTPLVRLQRVTEGAVADVVAKLESFNPAGSVKDRIGVAMIDAAEQAGLIRPDTIILEPTSGNTGIALAMVAAARGYKCVLTMPETMSIERRMLLRAYGAELILTPGADGMAGAIAKAEELAKTDDRYFIPQQFENPANPAIHAVTTAEEVWKDTDGKVDIFVSGIGTGGTITGVAQVIKERRPSARFVAVEPAASPVLSGGQKGPHPIQGIGAGFVPPVLDLGLVDEILTVGNDDALDLARRLAREEGLLVGISSGAAAWAALEVARRPENAGKLIVVVLPDFGERYLSTALFADLGD, via the coding sequence ATGAGCATCGCGGAGAACATCACCCAACTAATCGGGAACACGCCGCTGGTCCGGCTTCAACGGGTCACCGAGGGCGCCGTGGCCGACGTCGTCGCCAAGCTGGAATCCTTCAACCCGGCCGGCAGCGTCAAGGACCGCATCGGGGTGGCCATGATCGATGCGGCCGAGCAGGCGGGGCTGATCAGGCCGGACACCATCATCCTGGAGCCGACCAGCGGCAACACCGGCATCGCGCTGGCGATGGTGGCGGCCGCACGCGGCTACAAGTGCGTGCTGACCATGCCGGAAACGATGAGCATCGAGCGTCGGATGCTGCTGCGCGCCTACGGCGCCGAGCTCATCCTCACCCCGGGCGCCGACGGCATGGCCGGGGCCATCGCCAAGGCCGAGGAGCTGGCCAAGACCGACGACCGATATTTCATACCTCAGCAATTCGAAAACCCGGCGAACCCGGCCATCCACGCGGTCACCACCGCGGAAGAGGTGTGGAAGGACACCGACGGCAAGGTCGACATCTTCGTATCCGGGATCGGCACGGGCGGCACCATCACCGGGGTGGCCCAGGTGATCAAGGAACGCCGGCCCTCGGCGCGGTTCGTCGCCGTGGAGCCCGCCGCGTCACCGGTGCTGTCCGGTGGACAGAAGGGTCCCCACCCCATCCAGGGCATCGGCGCCGGCTTTGTCCCGCCGGTGCTGGACCTGGGACTGGTCGACGAGATCCTCACCGTCGGCAACGACGACGCGCTCGACCTGGCGCGGCGGCTGGCCCGGGAAGAGGGATTGCTGGTCGGCATCTCCTCGGGTGCGGCCGCGTGGGCGGCGCTCGAGGTGGCCCGCCGGCCGGAGAACGCCGGCAAGCTGATCGTCGTGGTGCTGCCCGACTTTGGCGAGCGCTATCTGAGCACCGCGCTGTTCGCCGACTTGGGTGACTAG
- a CDS encoding TQXA domain-containing protein: MTVLSTPRRTRAPVATSRRILARPVTELTRMTRYQGGTYSHTVDRIVFADGSSAHTDLIKLNPNLQAYSLDFHGTAPDQPSLRHSFPTRSTAQLSQQLRDAGYPLGPANISEHEAIAGTQAAIWYLTNGLALDTQPLNVPVGMRRSHGAAITFEFDGHPQLGGYSLQTQSITAVDVKLQKSVDGLGWQDISGSQLTTRPGRGRYRRTLGVGSTLSASSHGNRGRGYRYYRLIATTPDGSTPTIDDVGFWLTGSRHYRNADRVVHLYNYLLAGAEQAVRKTEEPRLIPTDATAESDLIGPFRVRIPLRLSAGAGHAIVDVDGRAIDSTVHPGIDFYLRRAPGTSAITLTATTPRPIGGRVLTGVASDGSPHRFTPVALTVPTDVIIEFDISWDEAWSDILREGR; encoded by the coding sequence ATGACCGTGTTATCCACACCGCGTCGCACGCGCGCGCCGGTGGCGACTTCTCGGCGGATTCTGGCCCGGCCCGTCACCGAACTCACCCGCATGACCCGCTACCAGGGCGGCACCTACTCGCACACGGTCGACCGGATCGTGTTCGCCGACGGCAGCTCGGCGCACACCGACCTGATCAAACTCAACCCGAACCTGCAGGCCTACTCGCTGGATTTCCATGGCACCGCACCCGACCAGCCATCGCTGCGCCACTCTTTCCCCACGCGTTCAACCGCGCAACTGAGCCAACAATTGCGCGACGCCGGCTACCCCCTGGGGCCGGCCAACATCAGCGAACACGAAGCGATCGCCGGAACCCAGGCGGCGATCTGGTATCTCACCAACGGCCTGGCCCTCGACACCCAACCGCTGAACGTGCCGGTCGGCATGCGCCGTTCGCACGGGGCAGCGATCACCTTCGAATTCGACGGCCACCCACAACTGGGCGGCTACTCGTTGCAGACCCAATCCATCACCGCCGTCGACGTAAAGTTACAGAAGTCGGTGGATGGCCTTGGTTGGCAAGACATTTCCGGCTCACAGTTGACCACGCGACCGGGTCGGGGCCGGTACCGACGCACCCTGGGCGTCGGCAGCACCCTGTCGGCCAGCAGCCACGGCAACCGAGGGCGCGGCTACCGCTACTATCGGCTGATCGCGACGACACCAGATGGCAGCACGCCCACCATCGACGATGTAGGTTTCTGGCTGACCGGTAGCCGCCACTATCGCAACGCCGACCGCGTCGTGCACCTCTACAACTACCTGCTGGCGGGGGCGGAGCAGGCCGTTCGGAAAACCGAGGAACCCCGACTCATCCCGACCGACGCGACCGCCGAATCCGATCTCATCGGCCCGTTCCGGGTGCGCATCCCGCTGCGGCTGAGTGCCGGCGCCGGCCACGCCATCGTTGACGTCGACGGCCGCGCGATCGACAGCACCGTCCACCCGGGCATCGACTTCTACCTGCGTCGCGCTCCCGGCACGTCGGCAATAACATTGACCGCGACCACCCCACGCCCCATCGGCGGGCGGGTGCTCACCGGGGTGGCGTCAGACGGCTCACCGCACCGGTTCACCCCGGTTGCCCTGACCGTACCCACGGACGTGATCATCGAATTCGACATCAGCTGGGACGAGGCCTGGTCCGACATTCTGAGAGAAGGCAGATGA